The following proteins are co-located in the Camelina sativa cultivar DH55 chromosome 12, Cs, whole genome shotgun sequence genome:
- the LOC104730993 gene encoding uncharacterized protein LOC104730993, with protein MGDNTLVGFFYKHGKTCVFWDVNDYPIPDGLDPSSIYQSIKDAIKKHGCDAEVTIHAYADDNTVSDDLRRQLLDAGFKFEVFSPGGDHARHCTMYCDMVLWAFKHPTPPLNLIVLAKVFDCEGDFYTFMCALRISYHAVLFSEKKQIWPGAPLFTSIFDGGRNNISGSSLNVSGS; from the exons ATGGGCGATAACACGTTGGTGGGATTTTTCTACAAGC ATGGTAAGACATGTGTGTTTTGGGATGTGAATGATTACCCTATCCCAGATGGTCTCGATCCTTCTTCGATTTACCAAAGTATCAAAGACGCTATCAAGAAGCATGGTTGTGATGCGGAGGTGACGATTCACGCTTATGCTGATGATAATACTGTTTCGGATGACTTGCGACGTCAATTATTGGATGCTGGATTCAAATTCGAAGTCTTTAGCCCAG GGGGTGATCATGCGAGACACTGTACCATGTACTGTGACATGGTGTTGTGGGCATTCAAACATCCTACACCTCCTTTAAATCTGATTGTACTGGCAAAAGTATTCGATTGCGAAGGcgatttttatacttttatgtgCGCTTTGCGTATTAGTTATCATGCTGTTCTCTTTtccgaaaaaaaacaaatatggcCTGGTGCCCCGTTGTTTACTAGCATATTTGATGGAGGCCGAAACAATATTAGCGGAAGCTCTCTCAACGTAAGCGGAAGCTAG